In Raphanus sativus cultivar WK10039 chromosome 5, ASM80110v3, whole genome shotgun sequence, the following proteins share a genomic window:
- the LOC130512412 gene encoding uncharacterized protein LOC130512412 isoform X1, with protein sequence MFYRGYGDGPDGRETGPKRQRMSGQAPPGSFYAPHPASAFMYNPYGFVPPPVFPVVKLRGLPFDCSDRDVLEFFHGLDVVDVLFVHKNNKVTGEAFCVLGYPLQVDFALGKNRQNMGRRYVEVFRSTKQEYYKAIASEVAESRVHGTVTGGGGGGDGGGSGGRGGVSGGRSPRRQVQRVRPSDDGKENAEHTGILRLRGLPFSAGKEDILDFFRDFDLSEDSVHVTVNGEGRPTGDAFVEFRSAEESRAAMVKDRKTLGSRYIELFPSSVEELEEALSRGR encoded by the exons ATGTTCTACAGAGG ATATGGAGATGGTCCTGATGGGCGTGAAACGGGACCTAAGCGTCAAAGAATGAGTGGACAAGCTCCTCCAGGATCATTCTATGCACCTCATCCTGCTTCTGCCTTTATGTATAACCCTTATGGTTTCGTTCCTCCTCCTGTTTTCCCTGTGGTTAAACTCCGCGGTCTCCCCTTTGATTGCTCTGACCGCGATGTTTTGGAGTTCTTCCATGGCTTAGACGTGGTTGACGTCTTGTTTGTTCACAAGAACAATAAGGTCACTGGGGAAGCCTTTTGCGTTCTTGGCTATCCCCTTCAGGTTGATTTTGCGCTCGGTAAGAACAGGCAGAACATGGGGAGGAGATATGTTGAGGTTTTTAGGAGTACGAAGCAAGAGTACTATAAGGCTATTGCTAGTGAGGTTGCGGAGTCTCGTGTCCATGGTACAGttactggtggtggtggtggtggtgatggtggtgGGAGCGGTGGAAGAGGTGGTGTGAGTGGTGGACGTTCACCACGTAGACAGGTGCAGAGGGTTAGACCGAGTGATGATGGGAAAGAGAATGCTGAGCATACGGGTATACTGAGACTGAGAGGGTTACCTTTCTCAGCAGGGAAAGAAGACATACTAGACTTCTTCAGAGATTTTGATCTGTCTGAAGACTCTGTTCATGTTACTGTCAACGGTGAAGGGCGACCCACTGGAGATGCGTTTGTAGAGTTCAGGAGCGCAGAAGAATCAAGAGCTGCGATGGTCAAGGACAGGAAGACGCTAGGGAGCCGTTACATAGAACTGTTTCCTTCATCAGTTGAAGAGTTAGAGGAGGCACTGTCAAGAGGAAGGTGA
- the LOC130512412 gene encoding uncharacterized protein LOC130512412 isoform X2, with amino-acid sequence MHLILLLPLCITLMVSFLLLFSLWLNSANNKVTGEAFCVLGYPLQVDFALGKNRQNMGRRYVEVFRSTKQEYYKAIASEVAESRVHGTVTGGGGGGDGGGSGGRGGVSGGRSPRRQVQRVRPSDDGKENAEHTGILRLRGLPFSAGKEDILDFFRDFDLSEDSVHVTVNGEGRPTGDAFVEFRSAEESRAAMVKDRKTLGSRYIELFPSSVEELEEALSRGR; translated from the exons ATGCACCTCATCCTGCTTCTGCCTTTATGTATAACCCTTATGGTTTCGTTCCTCCTCCTGTTTTCCCTGTGGTTAAACTCCGCG AACAATAAGGTCACTGGGGAAGCCTTTTGCGTTCTTGGCTATCCCCTTCAGGTTGATTTTGCGCTCGGTAAGAACAGGCAGAACATGGGGAGGAGATATGTTGAGGTTTTTAGGAGTACGAAGCAAGAGTACTATAAGGCTATTGCTAGTGAGGTTGCGGAGTCTCGTGTCCATGGTACAGttactggtggtggtggtggtggtgatggtggtgGGAGCGGTGGAAGAGGTGGTGTGAGTGGTGGACGTTCACCACGTAGACAGGTGCAGAGGGTTAGACCGAGTGATGATGGGAAAGAGAATGCTGAGCATACGGGTATACTGAGACTGAGAGGGTTACCTTTCTCAGCAGGGAAAGAAGACATACTAGACTTCTTCAGAGATTTTGATCTGTCTGAAGACTCTGTTCATGTTACTGTCAACGGTGAAGGGCGACCCACTGGAGATGCGTTTGTAGAGTTCAGGAGCGCAGAAGAATCAAGAGCTGCGATGGTCAAGGACAGGAAGACGCTAGGGAGCCGTTACATAGAACTGTTTCCTTCATCAGTTGAAGAGTTAGAGGAGGCACTGTCAAGAGGAAGGTGA
- the LOC130512812 gene encoding F-box protein At1g59680-like encodes MVTAMSELPGDLIKEILSRVPLSSLRALRCTCKTWKALSKNHIVGKTDAGSTFLGFTVMDYMLCSMKLDLQGTRDDNGNLVYLPSVNRVWLLEQAEICEVFHWDGLLLCVIKDERRLLVWNPYLRQLKWIETRDKLHSSYMYGLGYENNNNNNNRNHKILRLFDVNKSPELGPLFEIYDFNSNSWRVLNVDPGNCIIKSGVSLKGNTYFLAMEIRLEGSVVVTGQYFLLCFDFTAERFGQHLVLPFGAGVGFTKTVVLSSVRDEQLAVLHQPEVSNVMEFWITSKIEPNAASWTRFLRKEKIPPSFVAESFFIDEEKKLALVSGFLNFYGKIYKRAYIIEEQRDIESVEEIRTAREPGNKLVFSSYAPSLVQVQINGRGKRKERDY; translated from the coding sequence ATGGTCACGGCTATGTCTGAACTTCCAGGGGATTTGATAAAGGAGATATTATCTAGGGTTCCACTGTCATCTCTTAGGGCACTGCGATGCACTTGTAAAACGTGGAAAGCTTTATCAAAAAACCATATCGTTGGTAAAACAGACGCAGGGAGCACGTTTCTAGGGTTCACGGTGATGGATTATATGCTTTGTTCAATGAAACTTGATCTACAAGGAACCCGCGACGACAACGGCAACTTGGTTTATCTTCCCTCTGTTAACAGAGTATGGTTACTTGAACAAGCTGAGATATGTGAAGTCTTTCACTGGGACGGCTTGCTGTTATGCGTCATCAAAGATGAGAGGCGGCTTCTTGTGTGGAACCCGTATTTGAGACAACTCAAGTGGATCGAAACCAGGGACAAACTCCATTCATCATACATGTATGGTCTCGGATacgaaaacaacaacaacaacaacaatcgtAACCACAAGATTTTGAGGCTTTTCGATGTTAATAAGTCCCCAGAACTTGGTCCCCTTTTCGAAATCTACGATTTTAATTCAAATTCATGGAGAGTTCTTAATGTCGATCCCGGCAACTGCATTATAAAAAGTGGCGTGTCTCTCAAGGGAAACACTTATTTTTTGGCTATGGAAATTCGGTTAGAAGGGTCTGTTGTTGTTACCGGTCAATATTTCTTACTCTGTTTCGATTTTACAGCAGAGAGGTTTGGACAGCATCTTGTTCTGCCGTTTGGTGCTGGTGTTGGGTTTACAAAAACCGTGGTTCTTTCTAGTGTTAGAGATGAGCAGCTCGCCGTGTTACATCAACCCGAAGTCAGTAATGTAATGGAGTTTTGGATTACGAGCAAGATTGAGCCCAATGCTGCATCTTGGACCAGGTTCTTGAGAAAGGAGAAGATACCGCCTAGCTTTGTGGCTGAGAGTTTCTTCATTGATGAGGAGAAGAAACTGGCTCTTGTTTCCGGATTCCTTAACTTCTATggaaaaatttacaaaagagCTTATATCATTGAAGAACAAAGAGACATCGAATCTGTTGAGGAGATAAGAACAGCTAGGGAACCTGGAAACAAACTTGTATTCTCTTCTTATGCTCCAAGTTTGGTGCAAGTACAAATCAACGGACGGggcaaaaggaaagaaagagatTACTAG
- the LOC108863232 gene encoding protein ETHYLENE INSENSITIVE 3 gives MMFNEMGMCGGRNMDFFSPELDFCPPPPPPQPELPEDDYTDDEIDVDELERRMWRDKMRLKRLKEQQDKSRGGVDVDAAKQRQSQEQARRKKMSRAQDGILKYMLKMMEVCKAQGFVYGIIPENGKPVTGASDNLREWWKDKVRFDRNGPAAISKYRDENSVHGVCEGGNLVGPTPHTLQELQDTTLGSLLSALMQHCDPPQRRFPLEKGVPPPWWPNGGEDWWCQLGLPKDQGPAPYKKPHDLKKAWKVGVLTAVIKHMFPDVAKIRKLVRQSKCLQDKMTAKESATWLAIINQEESLARELYPESCPPPLSSLSGGSCSLLMNDCSQYNVEGVVEKESPYQMEELNQGNVMMAVKEEVTAEFIRKRKPSRDLNSIMDRAAFTCENPGCVHSDASRGFLDRNSRDNHQLVCHGAAAPSRFRVNEVKPVVSFSQPIDLTGIGVPEDGQKMISELMSMYDRNIENQSMSLLQPTVQNHQEHLQFQGNMVEGSFFEDLNIPNRANNSNQTFFQGNNNNFEAVQNNSSSNRFQLVYDAPPFDMASFDYRDDMSMQGVMDVMQQKQQDVSLWF, from the coding sequence ATGATGTTCAACGAGATGGGTATGTGCGGCGGGAGGAACATGGACTTCTTCTCACCTGAACTTGACTTctgtcctcctcctcctcctccacagCCTGAACTCCCTGAAGACGACTACACCGACGACGAGATCGACGTCGACGAGCTGGAGAGGAGGATGTGGAGGGACAAGATGCGTCTCAAGCGTCTCAAGGAGCAGCAGGACAAGAGCAGAGGAGGCGTCGACGTCGACGCTGCCAAGCAGAGACAGTCTCAGGAGCAAGCcaggaggaagaagatgtcCAGAGCTCAAGATGGGATCTTGAAGTACATGTTGAAGATGATGGAAGTCTGCAAAGCTCAAGGCTTTGTTTACGGGATCATCCCTGAGAACGGGAAGCCTGTGACTGGCGCCTCGGATAATCTCAGGGAGTGGTGGAAAGATAAAGTTAGGTTTGACCGTAACGGTCCTGCTGCGATAAGCAAGTACCGAGATGAGAACAGTGTCCATGGGGTTTGTGAAGGTGGTAACTTGGTTGGACCTACTCCCCACACGCTGCAAGAGCTTCAGGACACGACTCTGGGGTCTCTTTTGTCGGCTCTGATGCAGCATTGTGACCCTCCTCAGAGACGGTTTCCTTTGGAGAAAGGCGTGCCTCCTCCGTGGTGGCCTAACGGTGGAGAAGACTGGTGGTGTCAGCTCGGTTTGCCTAAGGATCAAGGTCCTGCTCCTTACAAGAAGCCTCATGATCTGAAGAAGGCGTGGAAAGTTGGTGTTTTGACTGCGGTTATAAAGCATATGTTTCCTGATGTTGCTAAGATACGGAAGCTGGTGAGGCAGTCTAAGTGCTTGCAGGATAAGATGACTGCTAAAGAGAGTGCTACTTGGCTTGCTATTATTAACCAAGAAGAGTCCTTGGCTCGGGAGCTTTACCCTGAGTCTTGTCCTCCTCCTCTTTCTTCTTTGTCTGGTGGAAGCTGCTCCCTTCTGATGAATGATTGTAGTCAGTACAACGTTGAAGGTGTTGTTGAGAAGGAGAGTCCTTATCAAATGGAAGAGCTTAACCAAGGGAACGTGATGATGGCTGTAAAGGAAGAGGTCACAGCGGAGTTCATTAGGAAGAGGAAGCCAAGCAGAGATCTGAACAGTATAATGGACAGAGCAGCTTTTACCTGTGAGAATCCTGGTTGTGTCCATAGCGACGCCAGCCGGGGTTTTTTGGACCGGAACTCGAGAGACAACCATCAGTTGGTCTGTCATGGAGCAGCAGCACCGTCCAGGTTCCGTGTCAATGAAGTTAAGCCTGTTGTGAGTTTTTCTCAGCCAATTGACTTAACCGGTATTGGGGTTCCTGAAGATGGGCAGAAGATGATCTCTGAGCTCATGTCCATGTACGACAGAAATATAGAGAATCAAAGCATGTCACTGCTTCAACCAACGGTCCAGAATCATCAAGAACATCTCCAGTTCCAAGGAAACATGGTGGAAGGAAGTTTCTTTGAAGACTTGAACATCCCTAACAGAGCTAATAACAGTAACCAAACGTTTTTCCAAGGGAACAACAACAACTTTGAAGCTGTGCAGAACAACAGTAGCAGCAACAGGTTTCAGCTTGTGTATGATGCTCCACCGTTTGATATGGCCTCATTTGATTACAGAGATGATATGTCAATGCAAGGAGTAATGGATGTTATGCAGCAGAAGCAACAAGATGTGTCCTTATGGTTCTAA